The proteins below are encoded in one region of Ricinus communis isolate WT05 ecotype wild-type chromosome 6, ASM1957865v1, whole genome shotgun sequence:
- the LOC8272236 gene encoding alpha-L-fucosidase 2 isoform X1 → MEDEDWVLVERPTFIDSECSYNKPLKVTFNGPAKHWTDSIPIGNGRIGAMISGGMQSEIIQLNEDTLWTGVPGNYTNPNALEALSEVRKLVDDGLYAEATAASVKFFGNPADVYQLLGDVKLEFDDSHLTYADETYYRELDLDTATARVQYSVGDVKFTKEYFASNPDQVAVIKISGSKSGSLSFTVSLDSKLDHHCYVNVENQIIMEGSCPEKRIPPKMSANENPKGIKFSAVLDLHVSDGVGVIHVLDNKKLKVEGSDWGVLLLAASSSFESPLTKPSDSKKDPTSESLRALKAITNLSYSDLYARHLHDYQKLFHRVSFQLWKSSNRIVGDESQLTNNLIPSANALYVKGIKDDAVPTVERIKSFQSDEDPSLVELLFQFGRYLLISCSRPGTQVANLQGVWNKDLEPTWDSAPHLNINLEMNYWLSLPCNLNECQEPLFDFIKSLSVNGSKTAQVNYGASGWVIHHKSDIWAKSSADRGDAVWALWPIGGAWLCTHLWEHYNYTMDKEFLENEAYFLLEGCVSFLLDWLVEGSEGYLETNPSTSPEHMFITPDGKPACVSYSSTMDMAIIREVFSSFVSASEVLGRNKDVLVQNVHTALPRLRPTKIAEDGSIMEWVRDFKDPEVHHRHLSPLFGLFPGHTITIDQDPELCKAAENTLYKRGENGPGWSTAWKIALWARLYNSKHAYNMVKHLIKLVDPDHEVAFEGGLYSNLFAAHPPFQIDANFGFTAAVAEMLVQSRLEDLYLLPALPRDKWANGCVKGLKARGGLTVSICWKEGDLHEVGLWAENVRSVHRVHYRENTVTTSLLPGIIYTYNAELKCVETCSFS, encoded by the exons ATGGAAGATGAGGACTGGGTTCTAGTAGAAAGACCCACTTTCATAGATTCTGAGTGTTCATATAATAAGCCCTTAAAGGTTACGTTTAATGGTCCTGCTAAGCACTGGACAGACTCAATTCCCATAGGAAATGGCAGAATTGGTGCTATGATTTCTGGTGGTATGCAATCTGAAATTATTCAGCTAAATG AGGATACTCTTTGGACTGGAGTTCCAGGAAACTATACTAACCCTAATGCTCTAGAAGCATTATCAGAGGTTAGAAAGCTTGTGGATGATGGATTATATGCTGAAGCCACAGCTGCATCAGTCAAATTTTTTGGTAATCCTGCAGAT GTTTATCAACTACTTGGGGATGTCAAGCTAGAATTTGATGATTCTCATCTTACATATGCTGACGAAACATATTATAGGGAGCTAGATTTGGATACCGCAACAGCAAGAGTGCAGTATTCTGTTGGTGATGTAAAATTTACTAAGGAATATTTTGCATCTAATCCTGATCAAGTGGCTGTGATAAAAATATCTGGGAGCAAATCAGGGTCTTTATCCTTTACAGTATCTCTAGACAGCAAATTAGATCATCATTGTTACGTAAATGTTGAAAATCAGATAATAATGGAAGGAAGTTGCCCAGAGAAAAGGATCCCACCAAAAATGAGTGCGAATGAGAATCCAAAGGGAATTAAGTTTTCTGCTGTTCTTGATTTACATGTTAGTGATGGCGTAGGTGTGATACATGTTTTAGACAATAAGAAGTTGAAAGTTGAAGGTTCAGACTGGGGTGTGTTGCTTTTAGCGGCTTCATCTTCATTTGAAAGCCCACTCACTAAGCCATCAGATTCAAAGAAAGATCCTACTTCTGAGTCTCTTCGTGCTTTGAAGGCAATAACAAATCTGTCATATTCTGATCTTTATGCACGTCATTTACATGACTACCAGAAACTTTTTCACCGTGTCTCATTTCAGCTTTGGAAAAGCTCCAATAGAATTGTAGGAGATGAGTCTCAGTTGACTAACAATCTTATACCTTCTGCAAATGCTTTGTATGTCAAAGGGATCAAAGATGATGCAGTGCCAACAGTTGAGAGGATAAAATCTTTTCAATCTGATGAAGATCCATCCTTAGTTGAGCTACTGTTTCAGTTTGGCCGATATTTACTTATATCATGCTCACGCCCTGGAACTCAGGTGGCAAACCTGCAGGGAGTTTGGAACAAGGATCTTGAGCCAACATGGGA ttctGCTCCTCACTTGAACATCAATCTTGAAATGAACTATTGGCTGTCCTTGCCTTGCAATCTGAATGAATGCCAGGAGCCCctgtttgattttattaaatccTTGTCAGTCAATGGAAGTAAAACTGCTCAA GTAAACTATGGAGCTAGTGGTTGGGTTATACATCATAAGTCTGACATATGGGCAAAATCATCAGCAGATAGAGGAGATGCTGTGTGGGCATTATGGCCAATTGGTGGGGCATGGCTCTGTACCCATTTATGGGAGCATTATAATTATACAATGGACAAG GAGTTTCTTGAAAATGAGGCATACTTTCTACTGGAAGGATGTGTGTCATTTTTGTTGGACTGGTTGGTTGAAGGTAGTGAAGGATATTTGGAAACCAACCCATCAACATCTCCAGAACATATGTTCATTACTCCAGATGGTAAGCCTGCATGTGTGAGCTATTCATCCACCATGGACATGGCAATCATAAGAgaagttttttcttcttttgtttcagCTTCTGAG GTTTTGGGCAGAAATAAAGACGTTCTTGTTCAAAACGTGCATACAGCTCTACCAAGGCTACGTCCTACAAAAATTGCTGAAGATGGTTCTATAATGGAATGG GTACGGGATTTTAAGGACCCAGAGGTGCATCATCGTCATCTTTCACCTTTATTTGGCTTATTCCCAGGGCACACAATAACCATTGATCAAGATCCAGAACTTTGTAAAGCTGCAGAGAATACTCTCTATAAACGAG GAGAGAATGGTCCAGGATGGTCAACAGCATGGAAAATTGCTTTATGGGCACGTCTGTACAACAGTAAGCATGCTTATAATATGGTTAAACATTTGATTAAGTTGGTGGATCCAGATCATGAGGTAGCTTTTGAAGGTGGATTGTATAGTAACTTATTTGCAGCACATCCTCCTTTCCAGATTGATGCCAACTTTGG TTTTACAGCAGCAGTTGCGGAAATGCTTGTCCAGAGTAGATTGGAGGACCTGTACTTGCTTCCTGCTCTTCCAAGGGATAAATGGGCAAATGGATGTGTTAAAGGACTTAAGGCACGAGGTGGGTTGACAGTAAGCATATGTTGGAAAGAAGGAGATCTCCATGAAGTTGGCCTTTGGGCAGAGAATGTAAGATCTGTCCATCGAGTACATTATAGAGAAAATACAGTGACAACAAGCTTATTACCTGGAATAATTTACACATATAATGCAGAGTTGAAATGTGTAGAGACATGCTCTTTCTCATAA
- the LOC8272236 gene encoding alpha-L-fucosidase 2 isoform X4 — translation MEDEDWVLVERPTFIDSECSYNKPLKVTFNGPAKHWTDSIPIGNGRIGAMISGGMQSEIIQLNEDTLWTGVPGNYTNPNALEALSEVRKLVDDGLYAEATAASVKFFGNPADVYQLLGDVKLEFDDSHLTYADETYYRELDLDTATARVQYSVGDVKFTKEYFASNPDQVAVIKISGSKSGSLSFTVSLDSKLDHHCYVNVENQIIMEGSCPEKRIPPKMSANENPKGIKFSAVLDLHVSDGVGVIHVLDNKKLKVEGSDWGVLLLAASSSFESPLTKPSDSKKDPTSESLRALKAITNLSYSDLYARHLHDYQKLFHRVSFQLWKSSNRIVGDESQLTNNLIPSANALYVKGIKDDAVPTVERIKSFQSDEDPSLVELLFQFGRYLLISCSRPGTQVANLQGVWNKDLEPTWDSAPHLNINLEMNYWLSLPCNLNECQEPLFDFIKSLSVNGSKTAQVNYGASGWVIHHKSDIWAKSSADRGDAVWALWPIGGAWLCTHLWEHYNYTMDKEFLENEAYFLLEGCVSFLLDWLVEGSEGYLETNPSTSPEHMFITPDGKPACVSYSSTMDMAIIREVFSSFVSASEVLGRNKDVLVQNVHTALPRLRPTKIAEDGSIMEWVRDFKDPEVHHRHLSPLFGLFPGHTITIDQDPELCKAAENTLYKRGENGPGWSTAWKIALWARLYNILQQQLRKCLSRVDWRTCTCFLLFQGINGQMDVLKDLRHEVG, via the exons ATGGAAGATGAGGACTGGGTTCTAGTAGAAAGACCCACTTTCATAGATTCTGAGTGTTCATATAATAAGCCCTTAAAGGTTACGTTTAATGGTCCTGCTAAGCACTGGACAGACTCAATTCCCATAGGAAATGGCAGAATTGGTGCTATGATTTCTGGTGGTATGCAATCTGAAATTATTCAGCTAAATG AGGATACTCTTTGGACTGGAGTTCCAGGAAACTATACTAACCCTAATGCTCTAGAAGCATTATCAGAGGTTAGAAAGCTTGTGGATGATGGATTATATGCTGAAGCCACAGCTGCATCAGTCAAATTTTTTGGTAATCCTGCAGAT GTTTATCAACTACTTGGGGATGTCAAGCTAGAATTTGATGATTCTCATCTTACATATGCTGACGAAACATATTATAGGGAGCTAGATTTGGATACCGCAACAGCAAGAGTGCAGTATTCTGTTGGTGATGTAAAATTTACTAAGGAATATTTTGCATCTAATCCTGATCAAGTGGCTGTGATAAAAATATCTGGGAGCAAATCAGGGTCTTTATCCTTTACAGTATCTCTAGACAGCAAATTAGATCATCATTGTTACGTAAATGTTGAAAATCAGATAATAATGGAAGGAAGTTGCCCAGAGAAAAGGATCCCACCAAAAATGAGTGCGAATGAGAATCCAAAGGGAATTAAGTTTTCTGCTGTTCTTGATTTACATGTTAGTGATGGCGTAGGTGTGATACATGTTTTAGACAATAAGAAGTTGAAAGTTGAAGGTTCAGACTGGGGTGTGTTGCTTTTAGCGGCTTCATCTTCATTTGAAAGCCCACTCACTAAGCCATCAGATTCAAAGAAAGATCCTACTTCTGAGTCTCTTCGTGCTTTGAAGGCAATAACAAATCTGTCATATTCTGATCTTTATGCACGTCATTTACATGACTACCAGAAACTTTTTCACCGTGTCTCATTTCAGCTTTGGAAAAGCTCCAATAGAATTGTAGGAGATGAGTCTCAGTTGACTAACAATCTTATACCTTCTGCAAATGCTTTGTATGTCAAAGGGATCAAAGATGATGCAGTGCCAACAGTTGAGAGGATAAAATCTTTTCAATCTGATGAAGATCCATCCTTAGTTGAGCTACTGTTTCAGTTTGGCCGATATTTACTTATATCATGCTCACGCCCTGGAACTCAGGTGGCAAACCTGCAGGGAGTTTGGAACAAGGATCTTGAGCCAACATGGGA ttctGCTCCTCACTTGAACATCAATCTTGAAATGAACTATTGGCTGTCCTTGCCTTGCAATCTGAATGAATGCCAGGAGCCCctgtttgattttattaaatccTTGTCAGTCAATGGAAGTAAAACTGCTCAA GTAAACTATGGAGCTAGTGGTTGGGTTATACATCATAAGTCTGACATATGGGCAAAATCATCAGCAGATAGAGGAGATGCTGTGTGGGCATTATGGCCAATTGGTGGGGCATGGCTCTGTACCCATTTATGGGAGCATTATAATTATACAATGGACAAG GAGTTTCTTGAAAATGAGGCATACTTTCTACTGGAAGGATGTGTGTCATTTTTGTTGGACTGGTTGGTTGAAGGTAGTGAAGGATATTTGGAAACCAACCCATCAACATCTCCAGAACATATGTTCATTACTCCAGATGGTAAGCCTGCATGTGTGAGCTATTCATCCACCATGGACATGGCAATCATAAGAgaagttttttcttcttttgtttcagCTTCTGAG GTTTTGGGCAGAAATAAAGACGTTCTTGTTCAAAACGTGCATACAGCTCTACCAAGGCTACGTCCTACAAAAATTGCTGAAGATGGTTCTATAATGGAATGG GTACGGGATTTTAAGGACCCAGAGGTGCATCATCGTCATCTTTCACCTTTATTTGGCTTATTCCCAGGGCACACAATAACCATTGATCAAGATCCAGAACTTTGTAAAGCTGCAGAGAATACTCTCTATAAACGAG GAGAGAATGGTCCAGGATGGTCAACAGCATGGAAAATTGCTTTATGGGCACGTCTGTACAACA TTTTACAGCAGCAGTTGCGGAAATGCTTGTCCAGAGTAGATTGGAGGACCTGTACTTGCTTCCTGCTCTTCCAAGGGATAAATGGGCAAATGGATGTGTTAAAGGACTTAAGGCACGAGGTGGGTTGA
- the LOC8272236 gene encoding alpha-L-fucosidase 2 isoform X2: MMDYMLKPQLHQSNFLVILQMYVYQLLGDVKLEFDDSHLTYADETYYRELDLDTATARVQYSVGDVKFTKEYFASNPDQVAVIKISGSKSGSLSFTVSLDSKLDHHCYVNVENQIIMEGSCPEKRIPPKMSANENPKGIKFSAVLDLHVSDGVGVIHVLDNKKLKVEGSDWGVLLLAASSSFESPLTKPSDSKKDPTSESLRALKAITNLSYSDLYARHLHDYQKLFHRVSFQLWKSSNRIVGDESQLTNNLIPSANALYVKGIKDDAVPTVERIKSFQSDEDPSLVELLFQFGRYLLISCSRPGTQVANLQGVWNKDLEPTWDSAPHLNINLEMNYWLSLPCNLNECQEPLFDFIKSLSVNGSKTAQVNYGASGWVIHHKSDIWAKSSADRGDAVWALWPIGGAWLCTHLWEHYNYTMDKEFLENEAYFLLEGCVSFLLDWLVEGSEGYLETNPSTSPEHMFITPDGKPACVSYSSTMDMAIIREVFSSFVSASEVLGRNKDVLVQNVHTALPRLRPTKIAEDGSIMEWVRDFKDPEVHHRHLSPLFGLFPGHTITIDQDPELCKAAENTLYKRGENGPGWSTAWKIALWARLYNSKHAYNMVKHLIKLVDPDHEVAFEGGLYSNLFAAHPPFQIDANFGFTAAVAEMLVQSRLEDLYLLPALPRDKWANGCVKGLKARGGLTVSICWKEGDLHEVGLWAENVRSVHRVHYRENTVTTSLLPGIIYTYNAELKCVETCSFS, from the exons ATGATGGATTATATGCTGAAGCCACAGCTGCATCAGTCAAATTTTTTGGTAATCCTGCAGATGTAT GTTTATCAACTACTTGGGGATGTCAAGCTAGAATTTGATGATTCTCATCTTACATATGCTGACGAAACATATTATAGGGAGCTAGATTTGGATACCGCAACAGCAAGAGTGCAGTATTCTGTTGGTGATGTAAAATTTACTAAGGAATATTTTGCATCTAATCCTGATCAAGTGGCTGTGATAAAAATATCTGGGAGCAAATCAGGGTCTTTATCCTTTACAGTATCTCTAGACAGCAAATTAGATCATCATTGTTACGTAAATGTTGAAAATCAGATAATAATGGAAGGAAGTTGCCCAGAGAAAAGGATCCCACCAAAAATGAGTGCGAATGAGAATCCAAAGGGAATTAAGTTTTCTGCTGTTCTTGATTTACATGTTAGTGATGGCGTAGGTGTGATACATGTTTTAGACAATAAGAAGTTGAAAGTTGAAGGTTCAGACTGGGGTGTGTTGCTTTTAGCGGCTTCATCTTCATTTGAAAGCCCACTCACTAAGCCATCAGATTCAAAGAAAGATCCTACTTCTGAGTCTCTTCGTGCTTTGAAGGCAATAACAAATCTGTCATATTCTGATCTTTATGCACGTCATTTACATGACTACCAGAAACTTTTTCACCGTGTCTCATTTCAGCTTTGGAAAAGCTCCAATAGAATTGTAGGAGATGAGTCTCAGTTGACTAACAATCTTATACCTTCTGCAAATGCTTTGTATGTCAAAGGGATCAAAGATGATGCAGTGCCAACAGTTGAGAGGATAAAATCTTTTCAATCTGATGAAGATCCATCCTTAGTTGAGCTACTGTTTCAGTTTGGCCGATATTTACTTATATCATGCTCACGCCCTGGAACTCAGGTGGCAAACCTGCAGGGAGTTTGGAACAAGGATCTTGAGCCAACATGGGA ttctGCTCCTCACTTGAACATCAATCTTGAAATGAACTATTGGCTGTCCTTGCCTTGCAATCTGAATGAATGCCAGGAGCCCctgtttgattttattaaatccTTGTCAGTCAATGGAAGTAAAACTGCTCAA GTAAACTATGGAGCTAGTGGTTGGGTTATACATCATAAGTCTGACATATGGGCAAAATCATCAGCAGATAGAGGAGATGCTGTGTGGGCATTATGGCCAATTGGTGGGGCATGGCTCTGTACCCATTTATGGGAGCATTATAATTATACAATGGACAAG GAGTTTCTTGAAAATGAGGCATACTTTCTACTGGAAGGATGTGTGTCATTTTTGTTGGACTGGTTGGTTGAAGGTAGTGAAGGATATTTGGAAACCAACCCATCAACATCTCCAGAACATATGTTCATTACTCCAGATGGTAAGCCTGCATGTGTGAGCTATTCATCCACCATGGACATGGCAATCATAAGAgaagttttttcttcttttgtttcagCTTCTGAG GTTTTGGGCAGAAATAAAGACGTTCTTGTTCAAAACGTGCATACAGCTCTACCAAGGCTACGTCCTACAAAAATTGCTGAAGATGGTTCTATAATGGAATGG GTACGGGATTTTAAGGACCCAGAGGTGCATCATCGTCATCTTTCACCTTTATTTGGCTTATTCCCAGGGCACACAATAACCATTGATCAAGATCCAGAACTTTGTAAAGCTGCAGAGAATACTCTCTATAAACGAG GAGAGAATGGTCCAGGATGGTCAACAGCATGGAAAATTGCTTTATGGGCACGTCTGTACAACAGTAAGCATGCTTATAATATGGTTAAACATTTGATTAAGTTGGTGGATCCAGATCATGAGGTAGCTTTTGAAGGTGGATTGTATAGTAACTTATTTGCAGCACATCCTCCTTTCCAGATTGATGCCAACTTTGG TTTTACAGCAGCAGTTGCGGAAATGCTTGTCCAGAGTAGATTGGAGGACCTGTACTTGCTTCCTGCTCTTCCAAGGGATAAATGGGCAAATGGATGTGTTAAAGGACTTAAGGCACGAGGTGGGTTGACAGTAAGCATATGTTGGAAAGAAGGAGATCTCCATGAAGTTGGCCTTTGGGCAGAGAATGTAAGATCTGTCCATCGAGTACATTATAGAGAAAATACAGTGACAACAAGCTTATTACCTGGAATAATTTACACATATAATGCAGAGTTGAAATGTGTAGAGACATGCTCTTTCTCATAA
- the LOC8272236 gene encoding alpha-L-fucosidase 2 isoform X3, whose amino-acid sequence MMDYMLKPQLHQSNFLVYQLLGDVKLEFDDSHLTYADETYYRELDLDTATARVQYSVGDVKFTKEYFASNPDQVAVIKISGSKSGSLSFTVSLDSKLDHHCYVNVENQIIMEGSCPEKRIPPKMSANENPKGIKFSAVLDLHVSDGVGVIHVLDNKKLKVEGSDWGVLLLAASSSFESPLTKPSDSKKDPTSESLRALKAITNLSYSDLYARHLHDYQKLFHRVSFQLWKSSNRIVGDESQLTNNLIPSANALYVKGIKDDAVPTVERIKSFQSDEDPSLVELLFQFGRYLLISCSRPGTQVANLQGVWNKDLEPTWDSAPHLNINLEMNYWLSLPCNLNECQEPLFDFIKSLSVNGSKTAQVNYGASGWVIHHKSDIWAKSSADRGDAVWALWPIGGAWLCTHLWEHYNYTMDKEFLENEAYFLLEGCVSFLLDWLVEGSEGYLETNPSTSPEHMFITPDGKPACVSYSSTMDMAIIREVFSSFVSASEVLGRNKDVLVQNVHTALPRLRPTKIAEDGSIMEWVRDFKDPEVHHRHLSPLFGLFPGHTITIDQDPELCKAAENTLYKRGENGPGWSTAWKIALWARLYNSKHAYNMVKHLIKLVDPDHEVAFEGGLYSNLFAAHPPFQIDANFGFTAAVAEMLVQSRLEDLYLLPALPRDKWANGCVKGLKARGGLTVSICWKEGDLHEVGLWAENVRSVHRVHYRENTVTTSLLPGIIYTYNAELKCVETCSFS is encoded by the exons ATGATGGATTATATGCTGAAGCCACAGCTGCATCAGTCAAATTTTTTG GTTTATCAACTACTTGGGGATGTCAAGCTAGAATTTGATGATTCTCATCTTACATATGCTGACGAAACATATTATAGGGAGCTAGATTTGGATACCGCAACAGCAAGAGTGCAGTATTCTGTTGGTGATGTAAAATTTACTAAGGAATATTTTGCATCTAATCCTGATCAAGTGGCTGTGATAAAAATATCTGGGAGCAAATCAGGGTCTTTATCCTTTACAGTATCTCTAGACAGCAAATTAGATCATCATTGTTACGTAAATGTTGAAAATCAGATAATAATGGAAGGAAGTTGCCCAGAGAAAAGGATCCCACCAAAAATGAGTGCGAATGAGAATCCAAAGGGAATTAAGTTTTCTGCTGTTCTTGATTTACATGTTAGTGATGGCGTAGGTGTGATACATGTTTTAGACAATAAGAAGTTGAAAGTTGAAGGTTCAGACTGGGGTGTGTTGCTTTTAGCGGCTTCATCTTCATTTGAAAGCCCACTCACTAAGCCATCAGATTCAAAGAAAGATCCTACTTCTGAGTCTCTTCGTGCTTTGAAGGCAATAACAAATCTGTCATATTCTGATCTTTATGCACGTCATTTACATGACTACCAGAAACTTTTTCACCGTGTCTCATTTCAGCTTTGGAAAAGCTCCAATAGAATTGTAGGAGATGAGTCTCAGTTGACTAACAATCTTATACCTTCTGCAAATGCTTTGTATGTCAAAGGGATCAAAGATGATGCAGTGCCAACAGTTGAGAGGATAAAATCTTTTCAATCTGATGAAGATCCATCCTTAGTTGAGCTACTGTTTCAGTTTGGCCGATATTTACTTATATCATGCTCACGCCCTGGAACTCAGGTGGCAAACCTGCAGGGAGTTTGGAACAAGGATCTTGAGCCAACATGGGA ttctGCTCCTCACTTGAACATCAATCTTGAAATGAACTATTGGCTGTCCTTGCCTTGCAATCTGAATGAATGCCAGGAGCCCctgtttgattttattaaatccTTGTCAGTCAATGGAAGTAAAACTGCTCAA GTAAACTATGGAGCTAGTGGTTGGGTTATACATCATAAGTCTGACATATGGGCAAAATCATCAGCAGATAGAGGAGATGCTGTGTGGGCATTATGGCCAATTGGTGGGGCATGGCTCTGTACCCATTTATGGGAGCATTATAATTATACAATGGACAAG GAGTTTCTTGAAAATGAGGCATACTTTCTACTGGAAGGATGTGTGTCATTTTTGTTGGACTGGTTGGTTGAAGGTAGTGAAGGATATTTGGAAACCAACCCATCAACATCTCCAGAACATATGTTCATTACTCCAGATGGTAAGCCTGCATGTGTGAGCTATTCATCCACCATGGACATGGCAATCATAAGAgaagttttttcttcttttgtttcagCTTCTGAG GTTTTGGGCAGAAATAAAGACGTTCTTGTTCAAAACGTGCATACAGCTCTACCAAGGCTACGTCCTACAAAAATTGCTGAAGATGGTTCTATAATGGAATGG GTACGGGATTTTAAGGACCCAGAGGTGCATCATCGTCATCTTTCACCTTTATTTGGCTTATTCCCAGGGCACACAATAACCATTGATCAAGATCCAGAACTTTGTAAAGCTGCAGAGAATACTCTCTATAAACGAG GAGAGAATGGTCCAGGATGGTCAACAGCATGGAAAATTGCTTTATGGGCACGTCTGTACAACAGTAAGCATGCTTATAATATGGTTAAACATTTGATTAAGTTGGTGGATCCAGATCATGAGGTAGCTTTTGAAGGTGGATTGTATAGTAACTTATTTGCAGCACATCCTCCTTTCCAGATTGATGCCAACTTTGG TTTTACAGCAGCAGTTGCGGAAATGCTTGTCCAGAGTAGATTGGAGGACCTGTACTTGCTTCCTGCTCTTCCAAGGGATAAATGGGCAAATGGATGTGTTAAAGGACTTAAGGCACGAGGTGGGTTGACAGTAAGCATATGTTGGAAAGAAGGAGATCTCCATGAAGTTGGCCTTTGGGCAGAGAATGTAAGATCTGTCCATCGAGTACATTATAGAGAAAATACAGTGACAACAAGCTTATTACCTGGAATAATTTACACATATAATGCAGAGTTGAAATGTGTAGAGACATGCTCTTTCTCATAA
- the LOC8272235 gene encoding uncharacterized protein LOC8272235 isoform X2, whose product MAWRNGGSLSRTLISAARAPSRLSSAPLPRIRPPTASPRLQSRRLSFGPSRNLGELGCLQSFLPLHSTNHLTSHLNSNLRAFCELSHGNGKDG is encoded by the exons ATGGCTTGGCGTAATGGAGGATCACTCTCACGCACTCTCATCTCCGCCGCCAGGGCTCCATCGCGCCTCTCTTCCGCGCCGCTCCCTCGCATCCGTCCACCTACTGCCTCTCCCCGCCTCCAGTCTCGCCGCCTTTCTTTTGGTCCTTCTAG GAACTTGGGAGAACTGGGATGTCTGCAATCATTCTTGCCTTTGCATAGCACAAACCATCTCACATCGCACCTCAACTCTAACTTGCGGGCTTTTTGCGAGCTGTCTCACG GGAATGGAAAAGACGGGTGA
- the LOC8272235 gene encoding uncharacterized protein LOC8272235 isoform X3, translating to MAWRNGGSLSRTLISAARAPSRLSSAPLPRIRPPTASPRLQSRRLSFGPSRNLGELGCLQSFLPLHSTNHLTSHLNSNLRAFCELSHGT from the exons ATGGCTTGGCGTAATGGAGGATCACTCTCACGCACTCTCATCTCCGCCGCCAGGGCTCCATCGCGCCTCTCTTCCGCGCCGCTCCCTCGCATCCGTCCACCTACTGCCTCTCCCCGCCTCCAGTCTCGCCGCCTTTCTTTTGGTCCTTCTAG GAACTTGGGAGAACTGGGATGTCTGCAATCATTCTTGCCTTTGCATAGCACAAACCATCTCACATCGCACCTCAACTCTAACTTGCGGGCTTTTTGCGAGCTGTCTCACG GTACTTGA
- the LOC8272235 gene encoding uncharacterized protein LOC8272235 isoform X1, translating into MAWRNGGSLSRTLISAARAPSRLSSAPLPRIRPPTASPRLQSRRLSFGPSRNLGELGCLQSFLPLHSTNHLTSHLNSNLRAFCELSHGTFCRTCQDR; encoded by the exons ATGGCTTGGCGTAATGGAGGATCACTCTCACGCACTCTCATCTCCGCCGCCAGGGCTCCATCGCGCCTCTCTTCCGCGCCGCTCCCTCGCATCCGTCCACCTACTGCCTCTCCCCGCCTCCAGTCTCGCCGCCTTTCTTTTGGTCCTTCTAG GAACTTGGGAGAACTGGGATGTCTGCAATCATTCTTGCCTTTGCATAGCACAAACCATCTCACATCGCACCTCAACTCTAACTTGCGGGCTTTTTGCGAGCTGTCTCACGGTACCTTCTGCCGCACTTGTCAAGATCGCTAG